A single region of the Palaeococcus ferrophilus DSM 13482 genome encodes:
- a CDS encoding SPFH domain-containing protein, whose translation MPAAVFGTVLVILGLFLLLMLVMGVKIVRPYEKALVERLGKFNRLLDPGIHFIIPFMERVKKVDLREHVIDVPPQEVICKDNVVVTVDAVVYYQIMDPVKVTYNVSNFLMAIVKLAQTNLRAIIGEMELDETLSGRDIINAKLREELDKITDRWGVKITRVEIQRIDPPRDIQEAMAKQMTAEREKRAMILLAEGERESKIKKAEGEKQAAILQAEGEKQRQILVAEGQAEAIRKVLEALSLADEKYLALQYIERLPELGKQGNLIVPYDTESLIGLLKMLQKASEKPKSPE comes from the coding sequence ATGCCTGCAGCCGTGTTCGGAACGGTACTTGTAATACTCGGGCTCTTCCTGCTGCTGATGCTCGTGATGGGCGTCAAAATAGTCAGGCCCTACGAGAAGGCGCTCGTTGAGAGGCTCGGAAAGTTCAACAGGCTCCTTGATCCGGGAATACACTTCATAATTCCCTTTATGGAGCGCGTTAAGAAGGTTGACCTGAGGGAGCACGTGATAGACGTCCCGCCCCAGGAGGTCATATGTAAGGACAACGTCGTCGTTACGGTTGATGCCGTGGTGTACTACCAGATCATGGATCCCGTGAAGGTGACCTACAACGTCAGCAACTTCCTCATGGCCATCGTCAAGCTCGCCCAGACGAATCTCAGGGCAATAATAGGCGAGATGGAACTTGATGAAACGCTCAGCGGCAGGGACATAATCAACGCCAAGCTTCGCGAGGAGCTCGACAAGATAACCGACCGCTGGGGTGTTAAGATAACCCGCGTCGAGATACAGCGCATTGATCCACCAAGGGACATCCAGGAGGCGATGGCCAAGCAGATGACGGCCGAGAGGGAGAAGAGGGCCATGATACTCCTCGCTGAGGGGGAGAGGGAGAGCAAGATAAAGAAGGCCGAGGGTGAAAAGCAGGCTGCTATACTCCAGGCAGAGGGTGAGAAGCAGAGGCAGATACTCGTCGCGGAGGGTCAGGCGGAGGCCATAAGGAAGGTCCTTGAGGCGCTCTCCCTCGCGGACGAGAAGTACCTTGCCCTCCAGTACATAGAGAGGCTTCCAGAGCTCGGAAAGCAGGGCAACCTCATCGTGCCCTACGACACGGAGTCCCTCATAGGGCTGCTCAAGATGCTCCAGAAAGCCTCGGAAAAACCTAAAAGTCCTGAGTGA
- the cdr gene encoding CoA-disulfide reductase yields the protein MKKSVVIIGGGAAGMSTASRVKRLKPEWDVKVFEATEWVSHAPCGVPYVVEGLSPKEKLMHYPPEVFIKKRGIDLHMKAEVIEVEQGRVRVREEDGEKSYEWDYLVFANGASPQVPAIDGCHLEGVFTADLPPDAVAITEYMEKNPVENVVVIGTGYIALEMAEAFVERGKNVTLIGRSERVLRKTFDKEITDIVEEKLRENLNLRLEEVTLRIEGKERVEKVITDAGEYPADLVIVATGIKPNTEMARELGVRIGETGAIWTNDKMQTSVENVYAAGDVAETKHFITGRRVWMPLAPAGNKMGYVAGSNIAGKEIHFPGVLGTSITKFLDLEIGKTGLTEAEAMKEGYDVRTAFIKAGTKPHYYPGSRTIWLKGVVDNETNRLLGVQAVGGEILPRVDTAASMIAAGFTTKDVFFTDLAYAPPFAPVWDPLIVLARVLKF from the coding sequence ATGAAGAAAAGTGTGGTTATCATAGGTGGTGGCGCCGCCGGCATGAGCACCGCTTCGCGCGTCAAGAGGCTGAAGCCAGAGTGGGACGTCAAGGTTTTTGAGGCAACGGAGTGGGTTAGCCACGCCCCGTGCGGCGTTCCCTACGTCGTCGAGGGCCTCTCTCCTAAGGAGAAGCTCATGCACTATCCGCCGGAGGTCTTCATAAAAAAGAGGGGCATAGACCTTCACATGAAGGCGGAGGTAATAGAGGTCGAGCAGGGGCGCGTTCGCGTGAGGGAGGAAGACGGGGAAAAGAGTTACGAGTGGGACTACCTCGTCTTCGCGAACGGTGCCTCGCCGCAGGTTCCGGCGATAGATGGCTGCCACCTCGAGGGTGTCTTCACCGCAGACCTTCCACCGGATGCAGTTGCGATAACCGAGTACATGGAGAAGAACCCCGTTGAAAACGTGGTCGTTATCGGAACGGGCTACATAGCCCTCGAGATGGCCGAGGCCTTCGTTGAGAGGGGCAAGAATGTCACCCTCATTGGCAGGAGTGAGAGGGTTCTCAGGAAGACCTTCGACAAGGAGATAACCGACATAGTGGAGGAAAAGCTAAGAGAGAATCTCAACCTCCGCCTCGAGGAGGTCACGCTCCGCATTGAAGGGAAAGAGAGGGTCGAGAAGGTAATAACTGACGCGGGCGAGTACCCGGCCGACCTCGTTATAGTCGCGACCGGAATAAAGCCGAACACCGAGATGGCAAGGGAGCTCGGCGTCAGGATTGGAGAAACCGGTGCCATCTGGACGAACGATAAAATGCAGACGAGCGTTGAGAACGTTTACGCAGCGGGAGACGTCGCCGAGACGAAGCACTTCATAACAGGAAGGCGCGTGTGGATGCCCCTCGCCCCAGCCGGAAACAAGATGGGTTACGTGGCCGGAAGCAATATAGCGGGAAAGGAGATTCACTTCCCGGGCGTCCTTGGAACGAGCATAACCAAGTTCCTCGACCTCGAGATTGGAAAGACTGGTCTCACCGAGGCGGAGGCGATGAAGGAAGGCTACGATGTTAGGACAGCATTCATAAAAGCCGGAACGAAGCCCCACTACTATCCGGGCTCAAGGACGATATGGCTCAAAGGCGTCGTTGACAACGAGACGAACAGACTGCTCGGCGTGCAGGCGGTCGGTGGCGAAATCCTTCCGAGGGTGGACACAGCTGCCTCGATGATCGCGGCGGGCTTCACCACAAAGGACGTCTTCTTCACGGATTTAGCGTACGCACCGCCGTTCGCGCCCGTCTGGGACCCGCTGATAGTGCTCGCAAGGGTTCTCAAGTTCTGA
- a CDS encoding NfeD family protein → MDYLPILLLVLGLLVIAVDMAVSAFITPVGVAFAVLGILMAAGVPFLPSFLVALIAAVLSYYLFARVIRKETRDIGKDKYTFELKGKRGKVVEIGKEHYLVELEGDKWIALSKEPLKPGDNILVEDVDGVKLIVRKA, encoded by the coding sequence ATGGACTACCTCCCCATTCTTCTTTTAGTTTTGGGTCTCCTCGTAATCGCGGTGGACATGGCGGTTTCGGCATTCATAACGCCAGTAGGCGTGGCCTTCGCCGTCCTTGGGATTCTCATGGCCGCTGGGGTTCCATTCCTTCCCTCCTTCCTAGTTGCCCTCATCGCCGCGGTGCTCTCGTACTACCTCTTCGCCCGCGTCATCCGAAAGGAAACCAGGGACATAGGAAAGGACAAGTACACCTTCGAGCTTAAGGGGAAGAGGGGAAAGGTGGTGGAGATAGGCAAGGAGCACTACCTCGTGGAGCTTGAAGGCGATAAATGGATCGCCCTCAGCAAGGAGCCGCTGAAGCCCGGGGATAATATTCTGGTGGAGGATGTGGACGGCGTTAAGCTGATCGTCAGAAAGGCATGA
- a CDS encoding MFS transporter — MARKNTPHLHAMKVSGLHGGRAKNRWFYSFIPFKVATGGSSVVIPLYVLALGGSGADVGIANAVSGFASMVGSVFWGNLSDRLLRRRVFITLGFASVSAFLALFAITGSLTEFIVMNGIYAFFLATTTSIPVVLVLRSFRKREWNDGLGRFNEVGGWGWLLGLVIGLFMSAFLDIRAMFIVFAIINLPAAFLLARSVREAPVYVNRDSIKIKGHSAVQRIRQLPSGILHLPSTPDTLRSFYVASAMFWFSSGLFFSQAPVFLTLNGMEREAIYTMSIGNALVSTLLYRRVGNMLNGRDPYTVLRWGLITRGLGVATMLGGTLVAPLAYVMAGVSWPLISLAGTSIVSELAPGKEKGREMGRYNFVNFSALIAGNLGSGFIVNGVGFQGEWILAAFMALSGLLPVMGSTIKNVERRGSVLRT, encoded by the coding sequence ATGGCGAGAAAAAACACTCCCCACCTCCACGCAATGAAGGTCAGCGGTCTCCACGGCGGCCGGGCAAAGAACAGGTGGTTTTACTCCTTCATCCCCTTTAAGGTTGCCACGGGGGGAAGCTCCGTTGTAATCCCCCTCTACGTCCTCGCCCTGGGGGGAAGTGGTGCGGACGTCGGGATAGCCAACGCCGTATCGGGCTTTGCCTCAATGGTGGGGAGCGTTTTCTGGGGGAACCTCTCGGACAGGCTTTTGAGGAGGAGGGTTTTCATCACCCTCGGCTTCGCGAGCGTGAGTGCTTTCCTGGCGCTCTTCGCCATAACGGGAAGTCTTACCGAGTTCATAGTAATGAACGGCATCTACGCGTTCTTCCTGGCCACGACGACCTCAATCCCAGTGGTCCTTGTCCTCAGGAGTTTCCGCAAGAGGGAGTGGAACGATGGGCTCGGGCGCTTCAACGAGGTGGGCGGATGGGGCTGGCTACTGGGCCTCGTGATAGGACTTTTCATGTCGGCGTTCCTCGATATAAGGGCGATGTTCATAGTCTTTGCCATCATAAACCTGCCCGCGGCTTTCCTATTAGCGCGGAGCGTCAGGGAGGCACCTGTTTACGTCAACAGGGATTCAATAAAGATTAAGGGCCACTCGGCAGTCCAGAGAATCCGCCAGCTTCCCAGTGGAATACTCCACCTACCCTCCACGCCGGATACGCTCAGAAGCTTTTACGTGGCGAGCGCGATGTTCTGGTTCTCATCGGGCCTCTTCTTCTCCCAGGCCCCCGTGTTCCTAACGCTAAACGGGATGGAGAGGGAGGCAATTTACACCATGTCCATTGGTAACGCCCTCGTATCAACGCTATTATACAGACGGGTGGGAAACATGCTCAACGGCCGCGACCCGTACACAGTCCTTAGGTGGGGCCTCATCACCAGGGGGCTCGGAGTAGCAACAATGCTCGGTGGCACGCTTGTGGCTCCCCTCGCCTACGTCATGGCGGGGGTATCGTGGCCCCTCATCAGCCTCGCGGGCACGTCCATCGTGAGCGAGCTCGCACCCGGGAAGGAGAAGGGAAGGGAGATGGGGCGCTACAACTTCGTGAACTTCTCGGCGCTGATAGCCGGAAACCTCGGGAGCGGGTTCATTGTGAACGGCGTGGGCTTCCAGGGGGAGTGGATTCTCGCCGCTTTCATGGCCCTAAGTGGCCTGCTCCCCGTGATGGGAAGCACCATAAAAAACGTGGAAAGAAGAGGAAGCGTCCTCAGAACTTGA
- a CDS encoding cysteine desulfurase gives MKIPDDVRKDIPLTSEVIYFDNTATSLTPKPVVEAMDEYYLKYRANVHRGIHRLSQMATHKYEESRKVVADFLNAKFEEIVFTKNTSESLNLAALGLENLFKPGDKIVTTPYEHHSDLLPWQRLAKKKGLRLEFIEGDLEGNLDLSDAEKKIKGAKLVAVQHVSNALGVIHEVEELGKMAKEEGAIFVVDAAQSAGHMEVDVKKLHADFLGLSGHKGPMGPTGIGVLYVNEEFFDVFEPPLIGGGTIEDVWLEEYKLTEPPERFEAGTPNIGGAIGLAAGIKYIERIGIEEIERQEHKLVKRITEGLDGLEVPWYGPRNLRKHAGVVSFNVPNLHPHDVAAILDEHNIMVRSGHHCALPVMKKLGINGTVRASFHVYNSIEEVETFLGVMEEMVKSLR, from the coding sequence ATGAAGATTCCGGATGACGTTAGAAAAGACATACCCCTGACGAGTGAGGTCATCTACTTCGACAACACCGCAACCTCACTCACCCCGAAGCCCGTCGTTGAAGCAATGGACGAGTACTACCTGAAATACCGCGCAAACGTCCACCGCGGGATACACCGCCTCTCCCAGATGGCGACCCACAAGTACGAGGAGAGCAGGAAAGTTGTCGCTGACTTCCTCAACGCGAAGTTCGAGGAGATAGTCTTCACCAAGAACACGAGCGAGAGTTTGAATCTGGCCGCCCTCGGGCTGGAGAACCTCTTCAAACCTGGGGACAAGATAGTTACGACGCCCTACGAGCACCACTCCGATTTACTCCCATGGCAGCGGTTAGCTAAAAAGAAGGGCCTCAGGCTGGAGTTCATTGAGGGCGACCTCGAGGGCAACCTTGACCTCAGTGATGCAGAGAAGAAAATAAAGGGAGCGAAGCTCGTAGCGGTTCAGCACGTCTCGAACGCCCTCGGAGTAATCCACGAGGTTGAGGAGCTCGGGAAGATGGCGAAGGAGGAAGGGGCTATATTCGTCGTTGACGCAGCCCAGAGCGCCGGCCACATGGAAGTGGACGTTAAAAAGCTCCACGCCGACTTTCTTGGCCTTTCGGGTCACAAGGGACCGATGGGGCCGACCGGGATTGGGGTGCTCTACGTAAACGAGGAGTTCTTTGACGTCTTCGAGCCGCCCCTCATAGGCGGCGGGACGATTGAGGACGTGTGGCTTGAGGAATACAAGCTGACCGAACCCCCGGAGCGCTTTGAGGCCGGGACGCCAAACATTGGCGGGGCCATAGGTCTCGCCGCGGGAATCAAGTACATTGAGAGGATAGGGATAGAGGAAATAGAGAGGCAGGAGCACAAGTTAGTGAAGCGCATCACCGAGGGACTTGACGGGCTTGAGGTTCCGTGGTACGGACCGAGGAACCTGAGGAAGCACGCCGGCGTTGTCAGCTTCAACGTTCCTAACCTCCACCCACACGACGTGGCGGCCATTCTCGACGAGCACAACATCATGGTCCGCTCCGGCCATCACTGTGCCCTGCCTGTGATGAAAAAGCTCGGGATAAACGGGACAGTAAGGGCCTCCTTCCACGTCTACAACAGCATTGAGGAAGTCGAGACCTTCCTCGGCGTCATGGAGGAGATGGTTAAGAGCCTGCGTTAG
- a CDS encoding CGP-CTERM sorting domain-containing protein: MKRLLILPLLLILPFVSAGMTVEPYEDGYAVVSLEIPMEEYTTSVDLVLPPEYTDVFVVDENGNPLPYTLDGRSLHVEAAGAQVVNVTYTTPSLLEKEGDVWTLSINASSPVTVVLPEGAILVALSEAPLEMNENAITMPSGEVWVSYTFPTSNVEVGETPTTAEKGVCGPALIGLLAILPLAMRKSL; encoded by the coding sequence ATGAAACGCCTTCTTATCCTTCCGCTGCTCCTCATACTCCCCTTCGTGAGTGCGGGGATGACGGTGGAACCATATGAAGACGGCTACGCGGTGGTGAGCCTCGAGATTCCGATGGAGGAGTACACCACGAGCGTTGATCTGGTCCTCCCGCCGGAGTATACCGACGTCTTCGTGGTTGATGAGAACGGGAACCCTCTGCCCTACACCCTCGATGGACGCTCCCTCCACGTTGAAGCCGCGGGGGCGCAGGTCGTTAACGTGACATACACAACGCCATCGCTCCTGGAGAAGGAGGGGGATGTATGGACGCTGAGCATCAACGCCTCCTCTCCCGTGACCGTGGTGCTCCCCGAGGGGGCCATTCTCGTGGCCCTCAGCGAAGCGCCCCTTGAGATGAATGAAAACGCCATAACGATGCCCTCCGGCGAGGTGTGGGTGAGCTACACCTTCCCGACCTCAAATGTGGAAGTAGGGGAGACTCCAACCACGGCAGAAAAAGGTGTGTGCGGGCCTGCCCTCATAGGCCTTCTGGCTATCCTTCCCCTCGCAATGAGAAAAAGTTTATGA
- a CDS encoding 60S ribosomal export protein NMD3, with amino-acid sequence MSERFCYRCGISESEGGPLIDGLCQVCFRKENPVLLMEDEINTELCQNCGSYKRNGVWVDPHSYELDELIFEVADNALLESLTLDERVKEVEILSPEELEEVDELPVGMAVVAFEPEEWHIEHFPAIVVYRVRLKARLHELQRELHDEEKAVTVYVRQTVCPRCSKFLGGYFEAILQVRAEGRPLTKGEREEIANLVQQKVDEIMKRDRMGYIQDTVELEEGIDFYMGSTSSARKLAQAIRERYGGEVNEAYRLIGQDRMRSKNTYRTSVSVRLPKFLKGDIVGDRNGRVYRVESLDGRGVELTNLETHRSERKDWKTAKREGIDTLEHERSEAMVTSITRDEVQLMDMETYETYELEKPPMEVREGEVYHMVKVKGRRYFLSKKE; translated from the coding sequence ATGAGTGAGCGCTTCTGCTACAGGTGCGGGATAAGTGAGAGTGAGGGCGGCCCGCTCATAGATGGGCTCTGTCAGGTGTGCTTTAGGAAGGAGAACCCCGTACTTCTCATGGAGGATGAAATCAACACCGAACTCTGCCAGAACTGCGGGAGCTACAAGAGGAACGGGGTGTGGGTCGATCCGCACAGCTACGAGCTGGATGAACTGATATTTGAGGTCGCGGATAACGCGCTCCTTGAGTCCCTTACCCTCGACGAGCGTGTAAAGGAGGTTGAAATTCTTTCCCCTGAGGAGCTTGAGGAAGTGGATGAACTGCCCGTGGGGATGGCGGTTGTGGCGTTCGAACCGGAGGAGTGGCACATCGAGCACTTCCCGGCGATAGTGGTCTACCGCGTGAGGCTCAAGGCGAGGCTCCACGAGCTCCAGAGGGAACTCCACGATGAGGAGAAGGCGGTAACGGTCTACGTCCGCCAGACTGTCTGTCCCCGCTGCTCGAAGTTCCTTGGAGGCTACTTCGAGGCCATACTCCAGGTGAGGGCCGAGGGAAGGCCCCTGACGAAGGGGGAGCGTGAGGAGATAGCGAACCTCGTGCAGCAAAAGGTTGACGAGATAATGAAGCGCGACAGGATGGGCTACATCCAGGACACCGTTGAGCTTGAAGAGGGCATTGACTTCTACATGGGCTCGACCTCCTCGGCAAGAAAGCTCGCGCAGGCAATAAGGGAGCGCTACGGGGGAGAGGTGAACGAGGCCTACCGCCTCATCGGCCAGGACAGGATGAGGAGCAAGAACACCTACAGAACGAGCGTCAGCGTCAGGCTGCCCAAGTTCCTAAAGGGGGACATAGTGGGCGACAGAAACGGCAGAGTTTATCGTGTTGAGTCCCTCGACGGTAGGGGTGTGGAGCTCACGAACCTTGAGACCCACAGGAGCGAGAGGAAGGACTGGAAGACCGCCAAGCGCGAGGGGATAGACACATTGGAGCACGAGAGGAGCGAGGCCATGGTGACGAGTATCACCAGGGACGAGGTTCAGCTCATGGACATGGAGACCTACGAGACCTACGAGCTCGAAAAGCCACCGATGGAGGTTAGGGAGGGGGAAGTTTACCACATGGTCAAAGTGAAGGGCAGGAGGTACTTCCTCTCCAAGAAGGAGTGA
- a CDS encoding DUF424 domain-containing protein: MIYVKVYRVQGEVLVAACDEELLGKTFREGELKLEVKERFYGGEKVDEDALGPLLGEATIANLTGERCVKKAVELGYIDPERVLRIDGVPHAQLARMMY; this comes from the coding sequence ATGATATATGTCAAGGTCTACAGGGTGCAGGGAGAGGTTCTTGTGGCGGCATGCGACGAGGAACTCCTAGGGAAGACGTTTCGCGAGGGGGAGCTCAAGCTTGAGGTGAAGGAGAGGTTCTACGGCGGCGAGAAAGTTGATGAGGATGCCCTTGGCCCCCTCCTGGGAGAGGCCACAATAGCCAACCTCACGGGGGAGAGGTGCGTGAAGAAGGCAGTTGAGCTCGGCTACATAGACCCGGAGAGGGTTCTCCGCATTGACGGAGTCCCCCACGCCCAGCTCGCGAGGATGATGTACTGA